Proteins encoded within one genomic window of Kibdelosporangium phytohabitans:
- a CDS encoding class I adenylate-forming enzyme family protein, with product MTADLLVDVLNAAREHRSAPAVTDDRETITYGDLLARVLGTAHRLRDNGFQVGNRMLFSVRPGVRGIVLALGAVAAGGTVVIVDPGGAPELFRSRLALVSPTWAAAESVLYAAGVPGPVRAIARRRGLVVPSYRKLDVRHIRSGPWLPGVPRDALSASRLAEPVCYNEFPTHAPDRDAVVVFTSGTTAAPKAVVHTRGSLGSALRTLAARCSLGPGDQVHTDHLTLGLPALVAGAQWTITPAPRAGATHTILVPTDLASMLGTLPTTLRQVMLGSAPVLPPLLRRARAAMPDAEFLAVYGMTEILPVSIATAEEKLAHTGDLLGTPLPGVTARVAADGELFVSGPSMCRGYLGEPPMTEHATGDLARLDGGRIVLIGRKKDMILRDSLNVYPGLYEPAIAALPGVADAAMVGVPDEIGDERIVVAVVADPDGPPDLAARVRAALPGLIDSHAIPDEVVVVPSLPVSGRSRKLDRAALRELVSH from the coding sequence GTGACCGCTGACCTGCTGGTGGATGTGCTCAACGCGGCACGTGAACACCGAAGCGCCCCCGCTGTCACCGACGACCGGGAAACGATCACGTACGGCGATCTGCTGGCCCGTGTGCTGGGCACGGCACATCGACTGCGGGACAACGGTTTCCAGGTGGGCAACCGGATGCTGTTCTCGGTACGGCCCGGAGTACGGGGGATCGTGCTGGCGCTCGGCGCGGTCGCGGCGGGCGGGACCGTGGTGATCGTCGACCCGGGTGGCGCACCGGAGTTGTTCCGCAGCCGCCTCGCGCTGGTCTCGCCGACGTGGGCCGCCGCGGAGTCGGTGCTGTACGCCGCCGGTGTTCCCGGTCCGGTGCGCGCGATCGCCCGGCGCCGCGGGTTGGTCGTGCCGTCGTACCGCAAGCTCGACGTCCGGCACATCCGGTCGGGGCCATGGCTGCCCGGTGTCCCGCGTGACGCGCTGTCCGCCTCCCGACTCGCGGAACCCGTTTGCTACAACGAGTTCCCCACGCACGCGCCGGACAGGGATGCCGTCGTGGTGTTCACGTCCGGCACCACCGCTGCGCCGAAAGCTGTCGTACACACTCGCGGCTCGCTCGGTTCGGCGCTGCGCACGCTCGCGGCACGGTGTTCGCTGGGCCCTGGCGACCAGGTGCACACGGACCACCTGACGTTGGGCCTGCCCGCGCTCGTCGCCGGTGCACAGTGGACAATCACACCGGCACCCCGTGCCGGCGCGACGCACACGATCCTCGTCCCGACCGATCTCGCTTCGATGCTGGGCACCCTGCCGACGACGCTGCGACAGGTCATGCTCGGCTCGGCGCCCGTGTTGCCGCCGTTGCTGCGCCGGGCTCGTGCGGCCATGCCGGACGCCGAGTTCCTCGCGGTGTACGGGATGACCGAGATCCTGCCGGTCAGCATCGCCACGGCGGAGGAGAAGCTGGCCCACACCGGTGACCTGCTCGGCACACCGCTGCCGGGCGTCACCGCCCGGGTGGCCGCCGACGGCGAGTTGTTCGTCTCGGGACCCAGCATGTGCCGCGGCTACCTCGGCGAGCCGCCGATGACCGAGCACGCCACCGGTGACCTGGCGCGGCTGGACGGCGGCCGGATCGTGCTGATCGGGCGCAAGAAGGACATGATCCTGCGCGACAGCCTGAACGTGTACCCCGGTCTGTACGAGCCCGCGATCGCGGCGCTGCCCGGCGTGGCCGACGCGGCGATGGTCGGCGTGCCGGACGAGATCGGCGACGAACGGATCGTCGTGGCCGTGGTGGCGGATCCCGACGGTCCTCCCGACCTCGCCGCCCGGGTACGGGCCGCGCTGCCGGGCCTGATCGACTCGCATGCCATCCCCGACGAGGTCGTGGTGGTGCCGTCGCTGCCGGTCTCCGGCCGCAGCCGCAAGCTCGACCGCGCGGCCCTGCGTGAGCTGGTGAGCCACTGA
- a CDS encoding NAD-dependent epimerase/dehydratase family protein, with amino-acid sequence MRLAITGATGFVGNAIRHAAMARGWTVHPYGSRTWDITKGPLADPPEVDAVVHAAAAVTDWGDGKAIWRTNVDGTRHVLDSFPGRRFVHISTASVYDPCTPAEYATEDQAPVTRYLTAYAASKAASELLLPGRPDTVILRPHAVYGPGDPTLLPRVLKAIRGRSLVIVGDGQARQSLTSLDNLVQATLLACTGPPGTYNVADETPVILEEALCALLDERGLDVRIRHLPLKQAWALAGAAESLWHIAGAHRPPRLTRYAISHLAYERTLDTTAAQRALGYQPAATSFKGAATWLDDQVNRLVPTARRSGRRSPVTGRQRRWATR; translated from the coding sequence ATGCGCCTGGCCATCACGGGCGCAACCGGGTTCGTGGGCAACGCGATCCGCCACGCGGCCATGGCCCGTGGCTGGACGGTTCACCCGTACGGCAGCCGCACGTGGGACATCACCAAGGGACCGCTGGCCGACCCACCGGAAGTCGACGCCGTGGTGCACGCGGCGGCGGCCGTGACCGACTGGGGCGACGGGAAAGCGATCTGGCGCACCAATGTAGACGGAACCCGGCACGTGCTGGATTCCTTCCCGGGCCGGAGGTTCGTGCACATCTCGACCGCGAGCGTCTACGACCCGTGCACGCCGGCTGAGTACGCGACCGAAGACCAGGCGCCGGTGACGCGCTACCTGACAGCGTATGCCGCGTCGAAGGCAGCGTCGGAACTCCTGTTGCCGGGCAGACCGGACACCGTGATACTGCGCCCGCACGCCGTGTACGGCCCCGGCGACCCGACACTGCTCCCCAGAGTGCTGAAGGCGATCAGAGGCCGTTCGTTGGTGATCGTGGGCGACGGCCAGGCACGCCAATCGCTGACATCACTGGACAACCTCGTCCAAGCCACTCTCCTCGCCTGCACAGGGCCGCCCGGAACCTACAACGTCGCCGACGAGACCCCGGTGATCCTCGAAGAGGCGTTGTGCGCCCTGCTGGACGAACGCGGCTTGGACGTGCGCATCCGCCACCTACCGCTGAAGCAGGCGTGGGCACTGGCGGGCGCCGCCGAATCCCTCTGGCACATCGCAGGCGCCCACCGGCCGCCCCGCCTGACCAGGTACGCCATCAGCCACCTGGCGTATGAGCGCACCCTGGACACCACCGCGGCCCAGCGGGCCCTCGGCTACCAGCCCGCGGCGACGTCGTTCAAGGGTGCGGCCACTTGGCTCGATGACCAGGTCAACCGGCTCGTACCGACAGCACGTCGATCAGGCCGGCGATCTCCAGTGACCGGTAGGCAGCGCCGGTGGGCGACGCGGTGA
- a CDS encoding STAS domain-containing protein translates to MVGELLDVKALREVDGGHVLGFAGEVDLSTAPALEKAILAALGELGGGRLIVDLTEVTFLASAGMSALIAGREKAAGKDIELAVTASPTGAAYRSLEIAGLIDVLSVRAG, encoded by the coding sequence GTGGTCGGTGAACTGCTGGACGTGAAGGCACTGCGGGAAGTCGACGGTGGTCACGTGCTCGGCTTCGCGGGAGAGGTCGACCTCAGCACGGCACCAGCGTTGGAGAAGGCGATACTGGCGGCGCTCGGGGAACTGGGCGGCGGCAGACTGATCGTCGACCTGACCGAGGTCACCTTCCTGGCGTCCGCCGGCATGTCGGCCCTCATCGCCGGACGCGAGAAAGCCGCGGGCAAGGACATCGAGCTGGCCGTCACCGCGTCGCCCACCGGCGCTGCCTACCGGTCACTGGAGATCGCCGGCCTGATCGACGTGCTGTCGGTACGAGCCGGTTGA
- a CDS encoding CGNR zinc finger domain-containing protein, which produces MNFDSYASDVMAATVEAVNQLTPGHARGRDYPAARPDLGDLVGEAAVSSEDVDELRAYAFKIREIFVAVDDNRIDDACEATNTLLAETQAAPTLSRHGGEPWHLHFHTPSERWARGWAAPMATALAIVLGNPMHDRLGVCTATVCDRVFVDVSRNGTKRYCSTACQNRVKAAAFRARKQV; this is translated from the coding sequence TTGAACTTCGACAGTTACGCCAGCGATGTGATGGCCGCCACGGTCGAGGCCGTCAACCAGCTGACCCCGGGGCACGCCCGAGGCCGCGACTACCCGGCGGCGCGGCCGGACCTCGGCGATCTGGTCGGCGAAGCCGCCGTGAGCAGCGAAGACGTCGACGAACTGCGCGCGTACGCGTTCAAGATCCGCGAGATCTTCGTCGCCGTCGACGACAACCGCATCGACGACGCCTGCGAGGCGACCAACACACTGCTGGCCGAAACCCAGGCAGCGCCGACACTGAGCAGGCACGGCGGCGAACCGTGGCACCTGCACTTCCACACCCCGTCCGAACGATGGGCCCGCGGCTGGGCAGCGCCCATGGCGACCGCTCTCGCGATCGTCCTCGGCAACCCCATGCACGACCGGCTGGGCGTGTGCACAGCGACCGTCTGCGACCGGGTCTTCGTGGACGTGTCACGCAACGGCACGAAACGGTACTGCTCGACCGCGTGCCAGAACCGCGTGAAAGCCGCGGCGTTCCGAGCGAGAAAACAGGTTTGA
- a CDS encoding class I SAM-dependent methyltransferase yields MTSTAAEAWLRRWDAQQERYIADREERFSVLCDIVETALADVAWPVILDLGCGPGSLAGRLRDRLPRATIIGIDSDPLLLGLARSHYGDGITWVDADLSGDGWLAEVPPAVHAAVSTTALHWLPQREVAQLYRAVGELMPPGGVFVNGDHMGPGDEGLGDLAAAIRDRRAARVGVEQNEEWGAWWDAATSSPELADLVKARAERLVHKERHAENTLSVRAHADLLRAGGFGSVAPLWQVGDDHILVAVKR; encoded by the coding sequence GTGACCAGCACCGCTGCCGAGGCGTGGCTGCGCCGGTGGGACGCCCAGCAGGAGCGCTACATCGCCGACCGCGAGGAGCGTTTCTCCGTGCTGTGCGACATCGTGGAGACGGCGCTGGCGGACGTCGCCTGGCCGGTGATCCTCGATCTGGGCTGCGGTCCGGGCTCCTTGGCCGGCCGCCTGCGCGACCGGCTGCCGCGCGCCACGATCATCGGCATCGACTCGGACCCGTTGCTGCTCGGCCTCGCGCGGTCGCACTACGGCGACGGCATCACGTGGGTCGACGCCGATCTCAGCGGCGACGGCTGGCTGGCCGAGGTCCCGCCGGCGGTCCACGCCGCTGTGTCCACGACCGCCCTGCACTGGTTGCCGCAGCGCGAGGTCGCCCAGCTGTACCGGGCGGTCGGCGAGCTCATGCCACCTGGTGGTGTGTTCGTCAACGGCGACCACATGGGCCCTGGCGACGAGGGCCTCGGCGATCTCGCCGCCGCGATCCGCGACCGCCGCGCGGCACGGGTCGGCGTTGAGCAGAACGAGGAGTGGGGTGCGTGGTGGGACGCCGCCACCAGTTCGCCCGAGCTCGCCGACCTCGTCAAGGCCCGCGCGGAACGCCTGGTGCACAAGGAGAGGCACGCCGAGAACACATTGAGCGTGCGAGCGCACGCCGACCTGCTGCGCGCCGGCGGATTCGGCAGTGTGGCCCCGCTGTGGCAGGTCGGCGACGACCACATCCTGGTGGCAGTCAAGCGTTGA
- a CDS encoding GlxA family transcriptional regulator, with protein MHRVAAVVRPVQSTFELACATEVFGLERDFLPRYYEFRVCTERPGAVPTTAGYDMLVTEGLAAVDEADTVIIPGWRPYDAELSPAVLRALKRAHKRGCRLVTICTGAFALAQTGLLDGRRATTHWSRTGQLQALFPRVEVDPDVLYVDHGDVATSGGAGAGIDLCLHLVRNDLGAARAVHLARYMVLPPHREGGQTQYAVDLPVAQPDQSLGGLLEWASERLADPIGVEDMADFLKISPRTLARRFDEQLGTSPGRWLLTQRVNATRALLEETDLSVEAIARRVGLVSATNLRRRFAAAVRTTPAAYRRAFNA; from the coding sequence ATGCATCGTGTGGCCGCCGTCGTGCGCCCGGTCCAGTCGACGTTCGAACTGGCCTGCGCGACCGAGGTTTTCGGGCTCGAACGGGACTTCCTGCCCCGGTACTACGAGTTCCGCGTGTGCACCGAGCGTCCCGGCGCGGTGCCGACGACCGCGGGCTACGACATGCTCGTCACCGAGGGGCTGGCCGCGGTGGACGAAGCCGACACCGTGATCATTCCCGGCTGGCGGCCGTACGACGCCGAGTTGTCGCCCGCCGTCCTGCGGGCCCTGAAACGAGCGCACAAGCGTGGTTGTCGTCTCGTCACGATCTGCACGGGCGCGTTCGCCCTCGCACAGACCGGACTGCTCGACGGCCGCCGTGCGACCACGCATTGGTCTCGGACCGGCCAGTTGCAGGCGTTGTTCCCGCGTGTGGAGGTCGATCCCGACGTGTTGTACGTCGACCACGGTGACGTGGCCACGAGCGGGGGAGCGGGCGCGGGCATCGACTTGTGCCTGCACCTCGTCCGCAACGACCTCGGCGCCGCGCGGGCCGTGCACCTGGCTCGCTACATGGTTCTCCCGCCGCACCGGGAAGGCGGGCAGACGCAGTACGCGGTCGACCTTCCGGTCGCACAGCCCGACCAGTCGCTCGGCGGTCTGCTGGAGTGGGCGTCGGAGCGGCTGGCCGACCCGATCGGTGTCGAGGACATGGCCGATTTCCTGAAGATCTCGCCGCGCACCCTGGCACGCCGGTTCGACGAGCAACTCGGCACGAGCCCTGGCCGCTGGCTGCTGACCCAGCGGGTCAACGCGACCAGGGCGCTGCTGGAGGAGACGGACCTGTCGGTGGAGGCCATCGCCCGCCGGGTCGGGCTGGTGTCGGCCACCAACCTGCGGCGTCGTTTCGCCGCGGCCGTGCGTACGACGCCCGCGGCCTATCGCCGTGCCTTCAACGCTTGA
- a CDS encoding cupin domain-containing protein produces the protein MEFETTATADAPVHQLFPGIRLRPLWKGANGASANVVEIDAGACWEGKDVHEPGPEEVYVVSGVFNDGFNDFPAGSFIHAPAGSWHVPQSKTGCVLFVFYPEG, from the coding sequence ATGGAATTCGAAACGACTGCCACCGCCGACGCCCCGGTCCACCAGCTGTTCCCCGGCATCCGGTTGCGTCCGCTGTGGAAAGGCGCGAACGGCGCGTCGGCGAACGTGGTGGAGATCGACGCGGGCGCGTGCTGGGAGGGCAAGGACGTGCACGAGCCCGGCCCGGAAGAGGTCTACGTGGTCAGTGGCGTGTTCAACGACGGCTTCAACGACTTCCCGGCTGGGTCGTTCATCCACGCGCCCGCCGGTTCGTGGCACGTCCCGCAGAGCAAAACGGGCTGCGTGCTGTTCGTGTTCTACCCGGAAGGCTAG
- a CDS encoding helix-turn-helix transcriptional regulator, producing MSTTNRRIETLSLLQAHPGISATRLAERLGVTERTARRDIAQLRELGYHIEGEAGRTGGYRLAPGHAMPPLLLDADEVAAVALGLRTTTAVGGLEAAAVTAMAKLGQVVPSRWHRRLDALADVQASQWPAQRSTDQEVLIPVALACRADEAVRIRHRRGGKMEARPVDVQPHRLVSVRRGWYLVACPRGAAEWKVYALDRVEDVQPLGTRFPAPEPPSDAAAFVSDALAHGPWRHRVRVRVYTSGDLVREMVDPSVATVIDDDYECELRFGTDDLDWAARWLAYLNVDMDVIEPVELTGRLRVLGRWLLDRYQS from the coding sequence GTGAGCACGACCAACCGCCGCATCGAGACACTCTCCCTGCTACAGGCCCACCCGGGGATCTCGGCCACCCGGCTCGCCGAACGCCTCGGTGTGACCGAGCGCACCGCCCGCCGTGACATCGCCCAGCTGCGCGAACTCGGCTACCACATCGAGGGCGAGGCCGGCCGGACCGGCGGCTACCGGCTCGCGCCCGGCCACGCCATGCCGCCGTTGCTGCTCGACGCGGACGAGGTTGCGGCCGTCGCCCTCGGCCTGCGCACGACGACCGCGGTCGGTGGCCTCGAAGCCGCCGCGGTCACGGCGATGGCCAAGCTCGGCCAGGTCGTGCCGTCACGTTGGCACCGGCGGCTGGACGCGCTCGCCGACGTGCAGGCGTCACAGTGGCCCGCGCAGCGCAGTACCGATCAGGAGGTGTTGATTCCCGTGGCGCTGGCGTGCCGCGCGGATGAGGCCGTACGGATCCGGCACCGGCGCGGCGGGAAGATGGAGGCACGGCCTGTGGACGTGCAACCACACCGTCTGGTCAGTGTGCGGCGGGGCTGGTATCTCGTGGCGTGTCCGCGTGGGGCCGCGGAGTGGAAGGTCTACGCGCTTGACCGTGTCGAGGACGTCCAACCGCTCGGCACACGGTTCCCAGCGCCTGAGCCGCCGTCCGATGCCGCCGCGTTCGTGTCGGACGCGCTCGCTCACGGGCCATGGCGGCACCGTGTCCGCGTGCGCGTGTACACGTCAGGAGATCTTGTCCGCGAGATGGTGGACCCGAGTGTGGCCACCGTGATCGACGACGACTACGAATGTGAGCTGCGGTTCGGCACGGACGACCTCGACTGGGCGGCCCGGTGGCTGGCGTATCTCAACGTGGACATGGACGTGATCGAACCGGTCGAGCTGACCGGGCGGCTGCGGGTGCTGGGCCGTTGGCTGCTCGACCGGTACCAGTCCTAG
- a CDS encoding RidA family protein, translated as MTEISLLRPEGLVQSPAFTHVAIVPPGATTIYIGGQNAVDSAGKLIGGDDIAAQTARVMENLRTALAAAGATVHNLVSVTILLAEGADLNAAYPVAAAGLEGATPLVTAARVASLAVPGALLEVGAVAAVLA; from the coding sequence ATGACCGAGATTTCACTGCTCCGCCCCGAGGGCCTCGTCCAGTCCCCCGCGTTCACCCACGTCGCCATCGTCCCGCCCGGCGCGACGACCATCTACATCGGCGGCCAGAACGCGGTGGACAGCGCGGGCAAGCTCATCGGCGGGGACGACATCGCCGCGCAGACCGCCCGGGTGATGGAGAACCTGCGCACCGCGCTCGCGGCTGCGGGCGCCACCGTGCACAACCTGGTGTCGGTCACGATCCTGCTGGCCGAGGGCGCCGACCTGAACGCGGCCTACCCCGTCGCCGCGGCCGGTCTGGAAGGCGCGACACCCCTGGTCACCGCGGCCCGCGTGGCGAGCCTCGCCGTGCCGGGCGCACTGCTTGAGGTCGGCGCTGTCGCGGCGGTGCTAGCGTGA
- a CDS encoding SRPBCC domain-containing protein, whose amino-acid sequence MRQSQVGLTKDVGWQIGVSKTVGHPAATVWNFITSPEGIAIWLGEGVTVLSDLGAGYETKDGVRGETRSFHNHGRLRLTWQPKDWKHETTLQLTVTPSGEGRARLGVHQERLADAAEREQQRRHWQGVVAAVVEALSGNDVR is encoded by the coding sequence ATGCGACAGTCCCAGGTCGGGTTGACCAAGGACGTGGGCTGGCAGATCGGCGTGTCGAAGACCGTCGGCCACCCGGCCGCGACCGTGTGGAACTTCATCACCTCACCCGAGGGCATCGCGATCTGGCTCGGCGAGGGCGTGACCGTGCTGTCGGACCTCGGCGCCGGTTACGAGACCAAGGACGGCGTACGCGGCGAGACCCGCAGCTTCCACAACCACGGCCGCCTCCGCCTGACCTGGCAGCCCAAGGACTGGAAGCACGAGACCACGTTGCAGCTGACCGTCACACCATCCGGTGAGGGGCGGGCGCGGCTCGGCGTCCATCAGGAACGTCTGGCCGACGCTGCCGAGCGGGAACAGCAACGGCGTCACTGGCAGGGTGTCGTCGCTGCCGTTGTCGAGGCGCTGTCCGGAAACGACGTCAGGTGA
- a CDS encoding SpoIIE family protein phosphatase, which produces MSEPVRRLAATVERLRDEVKQAHATADGRALIELAKGILVERLRCGPVQAAEQLEALAEQSGVTVLELAADIVNDTAADRIAETASSTVDNVRLRKAESGVLAAAGDVQAVAQSLLEQALVPLGASAVAVWAVDSDTSLALAGFAGFSPQEASRWRYVPPGVATPARLALAERRTVWLDDLARAELPSIGAVSGGRVAAPAVISGMITGILEIGWAHPLEPQPVAVRRQIEALAELCAHTLHEGVIGRLAEDVARLADLADGILDPALVLVPRVEQGRAVDFRIHHANQRFVDPAGRPRGLVDGTTVLESYPMAADEGGLFEKIERVHATGEPFRAEDMPITTLVADVPVTVTADVSLSRSGNAVLMIWRLQDETTRLTSLLQHAQRLGRIGGFDENVLTGEVGWNSQLFDLYGLPPGAPPVPLKQLATQAHPDDGPAISRFLRTVLRHHRSASTAFRLQRPDGVARHVRVIAEPVLDGDNQLLQVRGAYQDISAQHWTEVALAVTRDQLAQTEQHAAERDRLALQLQRAIMPSRPDPIDTFGLSIAVRYLPAESGALVGGDWYDAIVLPSKKILLSVGDIAGHGIEAATGMVVLRNALRGLATTGAGPAKLLGWLNLVAHHLTDSVMATAICGVYDPETRTLRWARAGHLPPLLVREGSASLLPLPRGTMLGVVAEAQYTEEELELSPSDMLMLYTDGLIERRDRNLDGALEELRELAATTTGALEERLDYLVRYSSADTDDDTCIVAVQVT; this is translated from the coding sequence GTGAGCGAGCCGGTGCGCAGGCTGGCCGCGACCGTCGAGCGGCTGCGCGACGAAGTCAAACAGGCGCACGCGACAGCCGACGGTCGCGCCCTGATCGAGCTGGCCAAGGGCATTCTCGTGGAACGGCTGCGGTGCGGGCCCGTGCAGGCGGCCGAGCAGCTCGAGGCGCTCGCCGAGCAGTCCGGTGTCACGGTGCTGGAGCTGGCGGCGGACATCGTCAACGACACGGCCGCCGACCGGATCGCGGAGACCGCGTCCTCCACAGTGGACAACGTGCGGCTGCGCAAGGCGGAGAGCGGGGTGCTCGCCGCGGCCGGTGACGTGCAGGCGGTCGCGCAGTCGCTGCTGGAGCAGGCGCTCGTCCCGCTCGGCGCGTCCGCGGTGGCCGTGTGGGCGGTGGACTCGGACACGTCGCTGGCGCTGGCGGGATTCGCCGGTTTCTCCCCGCAGGAAGCCAGCCGGTGGCGTTACGTGCCGCCCGGTGTGGCCACGCCCGCGCGGCTGGCGCTGGCCGAGCGGCGCACGGTGTGGCTGGACGACCTGGCCCGCGCCGAGCTGCCGTCGATCGGGGCGGTGTCCGGTGGCCGGGTGGCCGCGCCTGCCGTGATCAGCGGGATGATCACCGGGATTCTGGAGATCGGCTGGGCGCACCCCCTTGAGCCGCAACCGGTCGCGGTCCGCCGCCAGATCGAGGCGCTGGCCGAGCTGTGCGCGCACACGCTGCACGAAGGCGTGATCGGCAGGCTGGCCGAGGACGTGGCCCGGCTGGCCGACCTCGCCGACGGGATCCTCGACCCGGCGCTCGTGCTGGTGCCGCGGGTGGAACAGGGCAGGGCGGTGGATTTCCGGATCCACCACGCGAACCAGCGGTTCGTCGACCCGGCCGGGCGGCCCCGTGGCCTGGTCGACGGCACGACCGTGCTCGAGTCGTACCCGATGGCCGCGGACGAGGGCGGCCTGTTCGAGAAGATCGAGCGCGTCCACGCCACCGGTGAGCCGTTCCGCGCCGAGGACATGCCGATCACCACACTGGTCGCCGACGTCCCCGTGACGGTCACCGCGGACGTGAGCCTGAGCCGGTCGGGCAACGCGGTGCTGATGATCTGGCGGTTGCAGGACGAGACAACGCGGTTGACCAGCCTGTTGCAGCACGCGCAGCGCCTTGGCCGGATCGGTGGGTTCGACGAGAACGTGCTCACCGGTGAGGTCGGCTGGAACAGCCAGCTGTTCGACCTGTACGGCCTGCCGCCGGGGGCGCCGCCGGTGCCGTTGAAGCAACTGGCGACCCAGGCGCACCCCGACGACGGCCCGGCGATCAGCCGGTTCCTCCGTACCGTCCTGCGTCACCACCGTTCGGCCTCCACCGCCTTCCGGCTGCAACGTCCCGACGGCGTCGCCCGCCACGTGCGCGTCATCGCCGAACCCGTGCTGGACGGCGACAACCAGCTGTTGCAGGTGCGCGGCGCGTACCAGGACATCTCGGCCCAGCACTGGACCGAGGTCGCTCTCGCGGTGACGCGTGACCAGTTGGCGCAGACCGAGCAGCACGCCGCCGAGCGGGATCGGCTCGCGTTGCAGTTGCAGCGCGCGATCATGCCGTCCCGGCCCGATCCCATCGACACCTTCGGCTTGAGCATCGCTGTGCGCTACCTGCCCGCCGAGAGCGGCGCGCTGGTCGGCGGCGACTGGTACGACGCGATTGTGCTGCCGTCGAAGAAGATCCTGCTGTCCGTCGGGGACATCGCCGGTCACGGGATCGAGGCCGCGACGGGGATGGTGGTGCTCCGCAACGCGTTGCGCGGTCTGGCCACGACCGGCGCGGGCCCGGCGAAGCTGCTGGGCTGGCTGAACCTGGTGGCGCACCACCTGACCGACAGCGTGATGGCCACCGCGATCTGCGGCGTCTACGACCCGGAGACCCGGACCTTGCGCTGGGCCCGCGCCGGGCACCTCCCGCCGCTGCTGGTGCGCGAGGGCTCCGCCAGCCTCCTGCCGCTGCCCCGCGGCACCATGCTCGGTGTGGTCGCGGAAGCCCAGTACACGGAGGAAGAACTGGAACTGTCGCCGTCGGACATGCTGATGCTCTACACCGACGGCCTGATCGAACGCCGTGACCGCAACCTCGACGGCGCCCTGGAGGAACTGCGCGAGCTGGCGGCCACCACGACCGGCGCTCTGGAGGAGCGCCTCGATTACCTGGTGCGCTACAGCAGCGCCGACACGGACGACGACACGTGCATCGTCGCCGTCCAGGTCACCTGA